From a single Sulfolobus sp. E5-1-F genomic region:
- a CDS encoding PhoU domain-containing protein — protein MGKSITRKIQLTGGSTYIVSLPKEWIKALSLSAGDEVEIYQDTDMKLFIVPKSANTIDQKEIKKIIHCDNVSPEAIIREFIAYYIAGFSSVSITCPRMSSSTRAYIKDIVRRRLLGAEVIEEDVSTISIQFLVDEKELSIKKAISRAFTISYNMLRDSLEAISKSDIELAKEISGRDDEVDRFFFYIARQLTISVKAINVLDSEGYNLTQTVDIYSVAKTIERVGDHANRIASLAEDVSKFSNKEDLVNLGLTVLESYKSAINAFLNEKKDVAHNLISNLEIFEKLRELQEIAIKSNDNPKIITSTSMVVESLRRVARYSADIAEATIDMLAKSNK, from the coding sequence TTGGGTAAATCAATAACTAGGAAAATTCAGTTAACTGGAGGATCTACCTATATAGTCTCTTTACCGAAAGAATGGATTAAGGCACTATCATTATCTGCCGGCGATGAAGTTGAGATATATCAAGATACTGACATGAAGTTATTTATAGTTCCCAAATCTGCCAATACAATAGATCAGAAAGAAATCAAGAAGATTATACATTGCGATAACGTATCGCCAGAAGCTATCATTAGGGAATTCATAGCGTATTATATAGCTGGATTTTCTTCTGTATCAATAACATGTCCTAGGATGTCTAGCTCTACAAGGGCTTATATTAAGGACATAGTAAGGAGAAGATTACTAGGAGCAGAGGTAATAGAAGAGGATGTTAGCACAATTTCTATACAATTTCTCGTTGATGAAAAAGAGTTGTCAATTAAAAAGGCAATATCAAGAGCATTTACAATATCATATAACATGCTTAGAGATTCCTTAGAGGCCATAAGTAAGTCTGATATTGAGCTAGCTAAAGAAATCTCCGGAAGAGACGATGAGGTGGATAGGTTTTTCTTCTATATTGCCAGGCAACTAACTATTTCGGTAAAAGCGATAAACGTCTTGGACTCCGAAGGATATAATCTTACACAAACTGTCGATATATATTCAGTAGCTAAAACAATTGAGAGAGTAGGTGATCATGCAAACAGAATAGCTAGTCTAGCAGAGGATGTAAGTAAGTTCAGTAATAAAGAAGATCTAGTGAATTTAGGTCTTACGGTTTTGGAAAGCTATAAGTCTGCTATAAATGCTTTTTTAAATGAAAAGAAAGACGTTGCACATAATTTAATTTCAAATCTTGAGATATTTGAGAAATTGCGGGAATTACAAGAAATAGCAATTAAAAGCAATGATAATCCAAAAATTATAACTTCAACTTCAATGGTGGTTGAATCTCTAAGGAGGGTTGCAAGATATTCTGCTGATATAGCAGAGGCTACAATAGATATGTTAGCTAAATCGAATAAGTGA